gttatgaaaaaataattattttccaaGGTAAGAAAAgctcttattttatctttctttttttttctcgtctatcttatttaattacaaataatttaaataaaactgtTTTAAAAGACAATGTTGATTGTCATATCCGACTATCACCGCCGAGATTCAGCCCCATTGTTATGGGGTTTCTTGAGTCCCATCAACCTTTCAATAATAGGATCTTGAGAGCCCCATTACGGATGGGGTTCTCAAAAAAGCTCACAAACCCTGCAACAATAAGGTTTCTAAAACCCCATGTTTGATGGGGCAGAAAAATATATGAAGTAGAGGTAGACAGTGCCCATCTTTTTTGACAATGCAATGGTGATGCTCTATCTTTAATGCgcctctctatttctttcttcctcaaCTCAATCAACATGTCTCTTCTTGCAAAGAATCTTACTGTTGGAGTTTAATTTGTTGGTTTGACAGGAGAGAGGTAGGAGGGATGCAGCAAGACAGAGTCATCAAAGAGAAGAGAGATGAAGAGAAATGTGGGAGTTTTAAGAGCAGGACACAATTGTTAATTCACATAATAATTTAAACAATCATGATGGTACATTAGGAGTGTGTGCCTCTTCACTAAATCTCAATAGTGCAAAACGTAATTTACTCCAAAGCAAATAGCTTAAGTGATAAGTGCCTGGAGACAAATATGACATGAACGTTTGTTAGTTAAcgtatatgattttttttaatacataacaATACGTTATTCTATCATGctcttatattataatttaaattatcaaaatatttcaactatCAAAGCTACCAAGCTATAATTTGGttgattttaaatatataataaattaattattgaccGTACTGATTCATTGGGTTATGATTCATTGGGTTATTCCTCGTTGACTTGAGTATAAGAGTACTTGCAGGTGTTAACCATCCCCCGTTGCACAGTTCACTGGATTACAACATTCTGCTGCAATTGAAGCCATTTCAATCAATCTCGTTGGGCCGAAAGAAACATTTGACACCCATCATGGGACTTGATAAAACTCACTTACCTCGCACATTGAATTCCTACCGTCTCCCCTACAACCCATCTATGGCTAGAACTTGAAACCACAACAATATGGCTCCAAACTATAAAAACTCAAACACAACCATCAGCTATCAACTAAAGAATTCAGCCACCATTGAGACCCTCCTCCAAATCATCCGACAGCTTCGAAGCCAAATTGTCGAATTAACCCGCAACCAACAGCGCGACTAGCACAATGAGCGGACTGACGATGACACAAAAGCTAGTCCGATCCACTTCGTTAGGCCGGAAGGAACAAattataattcataaaatagaTAAACCACCAttgctatttaatttaaaaagaataataataatttaactgAAATTTTTAACTGAATTATCAATATTCCTTATAACAAACATCTCAAAACTATCTAAGCTGCCTGCATGTACATCCCTAGTAATTTGATCAGTTGGACTTGTGAAGTGGCGCATGGCCAATTTGATGAGTGGCCAAGTTTTTAATGGCTATGGCTTGGAATCTCTTTTAATTCTGTAaaaccaatttaaaattttcaaaattttaacactGGTGTGTTAAGGCCTCGATAAcatcattaataataaaaaaatagtaagatatacttgaaaactcttaaaattgaaattcaagGAAATTGACAGACGAATGCAATGACAATTAAATTGGAACCGGAGTGTTCGCGGCTGATAATACGTATTATACGAACGACCAAATCCAGTGGGTCTGGACCGGTTGTCCCTTGCCCGGGCCGGTTAAACATCGTCGGAGCCCTCCGTTCCTATCTCCCAAATGGTGCCCTTTCGTCCCCACCGGCGTCTGGCAAACCCTAATTCCCCGATCTCCACCGCCACTACTGCCGCCGCCGCCATCGCTGCCGGAGACCGCCTCGCAAATGACGAGAAATTCGTAGCCATTCTCAGAGGCATCGTCCGAGGCAAGCAGAGCTGGAAGGTCGCTCTTAGCAACCCCTTCGTTGCCAATAACTTGAGGCCACGCCACGTCGAGAAGCTCCTTCTCCAAACCCTAGACGACTCGAGGTTAGCCTTACGCTTCTTCAACTTCCTTGGCCTCCACAGGAACTTCAACCACTCCACGGCGTCATTTTGCATCTTGATCCACGCCTTGGCTCAGTCCAATCTCATTTGGCAGGCGTCCTCGGTTCTGCAGACGTTTCTTTTTCGCCGGCCTATTAAACCTACGCTGGTTTTTGAAGCGCTCGTGGATTCGTATGGAAAGTGCAATTTTCGTTCGACCTATGGGTTTGATTTGTTGGTTCAGACGTGTTTGCATCACAGAAGGGTGTTGGATTCCGTTGTCATTGTGAGGCTAATGAAGGAGTCCAGAATTTTGCCTGAAACTCGGACTTTCAGTGCTGTTTTAAACGGTTTGATTAGAATTAATCAGTTTGATATGGTTCTGTGTTTGTTTGACGAGGTTGTGGATATGGGCTTGAAGCCTGATGTTTATACATACACTGCAGTAGTTCAAAGTTTGTGCGAGTTGAAGAGTCTTGATAGAGCTAAGGAAATAATTCATCGAATGGAGTCAAATGGTTGTGAATTGAGCGTGGTGACTTATAATGTGTTTATTCGCGGTCTTTGCAAGACCCAGAGACCTTGGGAAGCTGTTGAAGTCAAGAATTCTCTGAGTCAAAAAGGATTGAAAGCTGATGTTGTAACATTTTGTACATTAGTTTTGGGCTTATGCACCATTGAAGAATTTGGAGTTGCTAAACAACTAACAGAGGAAATGATCAGGTTAGGGTTGATTCCAACTAAAGAGGCCATATCATGTCTGGTTGATGGCTTGAGGAGGAAGGGGTGTGCTGTGGATGCTTTTGATTTACTTAATAAGGTGGGGAAAGTTGGGGTGTCCCCTAGTGCATTTGTTTACAATGCATTTATCAATTCTCTGTGTAAAGATGGAAAACTAGAAGAAGTAGAGGCACTTTTTAATAACATGGGGAAGAATGGTTTATTCCCAAATGAAATTACCTACTCTAGTATGATTAATTCATTTAGCAAGAGAGGGCAGCTGGATGCTGCACATCTTTTCCTTGGTAAAATGTCCATGACAGGGATTAAACCAACTGTGCATCATTACAATTCTCTGATTAGTGGTCATTGCAAGTTGGGAAAGTGGCAAACTGCAAAGCGTCTCTTTGACGAGATGATTGATAAAGGAATGGCTCCAACTGTTGTAACATACACCTCATTAATAAGTGGATATTGCAAGGAAGGTGAAGTGCATCAAGCGTTTCAGGTCTATCATGAGATGACTAGGAAGGGCATTTTGCCAAATATTTACACCTTTGCTGCACTTATTTATGGTCTTTGTCGTGCAAATAGGATGGTTGAAGCAACTGAGTTATTTGATGAAATGCAAAATTGGAATGTTATCCCAAATGTTGTCATCTATAATGTTATAATTGAAGGTCATTGTAGGGAAGGTAACACTGTAAGAGCTTTTGAATTGCTTGATGAGATGGTGGAGAAGGGAATTGTACCTGATACGTATACGTATAGGCCTCTAATAAGTGGGCTTTGTTCCATTGGGAGGGTGTCTGAAGCCAAGCAGTTAATGGATGACCTTCAAAAGAAGCATCATAACTTAAACGAGATGTGCTTTAGTGCACTTTTACAGGGTTATTGCAAGGAAGGCAGATTGAAGGAAGCATTAGTTGCCTGCAGAGAGATGATGGCAAATGGAGTAAATATGGATCTTGTATGTTATGCGATACTTATCCATGGATTTCTAAGGCATCATGATATGAAAACGGTAATATGTCTGTTAAAGGAAATCCAAGATCATGGATTGAGGCCTGACAATGCAATATACACTAGTATGATTGATGCATATGGAAAAACAGGAGATCTTTGCAAGGCATTTGGAATTTGGGATATAATGGTATGTGGAGGATGCATTCCAAATGTTGTAACGTACACTGTTTTGATAAATGGCTTGTGTAAAGCAGGATTTGTGGATAAAGCTGAGATCCTTTGCAAGGAAATGCTGGTTAGTGACTCAGTTCCGAATCAGATCACATATGGATGTTTTCTTGATCAG
This genomic stretch from Diospyros lotus cultivar Yz01 chromosome 1, ASM1463336v1, whole genome shotgun sequence harbors:
- the LOC127807624 gene encoding putative pentatricopeptide repeat-containing protein At5g59900, which gives rise to MVPFRPHRRLANPNSPISTATTAAAAIAAGDRLANDEKFVAILRGIVRGKQSWKVALSNPFVANNLRPRHVEKLLLQTLDDSRLALRFFNFLGLHRNFNHSTASFCILIHALAQSNLIWQASSVLQTFLFRRPIKPTLVFEALVDSYGKCNFRSTYGFDLLVQTCLHHRRVLDSVVIVRLMKESRILPETRTFSAVLNGLIRINQFDMVLCLFDEVVDMGLKPDVYTYTAVVQSLCELKSLDRAKEIIHRMESNGCELSVVTYNVFIRGLCKTQRPWEAVEVKNSLSQKGLKADVVTFCTLVLGLCTIEEFGVAKQLTEEMIRLGLIPTKEAISCLVDGLRRKGCAVDAFDLLNKVGKVGVSPSAFVYNAFINSLCKDGKLEEVEALFNNMGKNGLFPNEITYSSMINSFSKRGQLDAAHLFLGKMSMTGIKPTVHHYNSLISGHCKLGKWQTAKRLFDEMIDKGMAPTVVTYTSLISGYCKEGEVHQAFQVYHEMTRKGILPNIYTFAALIYGLCRANRMVEATELFDEMQNWNVIPNVVIYNVIIEGHCREGNTVRAFELLDEMVEKGIVPDTYTYRPLISGLCSIGRVSEAKQLMDDLQKKHHNLNEMCFSALLQGYCKEGRLKEALVACREMMANGVNMDLVCYAILIHGFLRHHDMKTVICLLKEIQDHGLRPDNAIYTSMIDAYGKTGDLCKAFGIWDIMVCGGCIPNVVTYTVLINGLCKAGFVDKAEILCKEMLVSDSVPNQITYGCFLDQLTKEGRMEKAVQLHNVMLRDSLANTVTYNILIRGFCKLDRIQEAAKILIEMVDNGIHPNCISYSTIIYEYCRGGNLWQAIKLWDSMLSKGLNPDKLAYNFLIYGFCVAGELPKAFELCNEMLRRGMRPNWATYNALLNG